CACATGCCATGTCCTGTCGTAACCCATGCCCGTGacattaaaaaaaaagccaaatgAAAACCGCCTGGAAAGTTATTCAGTGTGGTATGGACGGGAGCTGAATGTTCGACCCCGCCTTTGAACCATTTTTCCCACTTTTGATGCCCAATTACCGACATCCGCCTCAATATCGCCTCATCGAACCACCGCCCTCCACGTAGTCGCTTATTGCTCCTTGCCCTTCCCCTTAGCCTTGTAGAGATAGCTATTTGTTACCGATTAGCAATTGCCCCTGCCGCTCGCCTCATTCTCTCGGAGAAAACATCTACTCACTTGGTGAAGGCACCCTCGACAGCCCCAACAGCACCGATCAGACCCAGCCCGAGACCGACATCCTTCCAGCTCAGTCTACCGCGCTCATACGAGTTCCAAGCCTTGAAGCCCAACCACCCGCTCAACCCAATAACGGCAATCAGATTCGCCACAGCCAACGCGCCCGCGGGACCATCGCCCATATTCTCGAACCGCTTCGTCAACCAGGTGTccgccttctttgccttgctcttggccttcttcttaGCGAGGTCAGCTTCGGCGCGAAGGGCTTCGGCCTTGGCTcgggccttcttctcagcctcctcccgctcGATCCGGGCAGCCTGCGTGTCGGTCTTGACTTCTTGCTCGGCGAAATCGGAGGGGACGGTGCGGACAGAGGGGGTGTCAACGTCGATaagggaagaggtggaggtggagtcATCGACTACGacttggggtggttgaggggcaGCAGCCTGAAATGGTTGTTAGCATCAGAGGCAAGGTAACTACGTAGACAAAGAAAAGCTGTGACGGGAACATACCTCCTCAGGAGTCTGCTTGGGGCCTTTGGATGCGACTTCAGCGTACGACACTGCGACGACGTTAGCAAATGTTTTTGTTTGCGATTAGGCTGTCGACGACGTAGACGAAGCAAGCATACTTGTGTTGGCTGTTTGTGAAGttgtgatggatgggagaAATGGGTGTTGCAGCAGTAATACAGTACAAAGAGAAGTGGTGAGTTGCAGTGTCAAGTGACAAACGAgtagaaaaagaaaacggtCGTGGctcgtgatgatgatattTATCGTGGGTCGGAGAGACTGGTGATGTTTTTGGCAAAAAGCAGGTGATGtagtgggagggaggggaaggtgacCTCAGAACCTGGCAAGGCCCAGCTTGATTGCTTCTGCCCAGTTGCCGGCCATGAACGGAAGCGGGCGCTCGGGTGGGAGCTGGGGGTTGAGAGACCGCCAAGCCCCTTCCTGGCCACGATGACGTCTGCGGCTCCGCTTCTTCTCTCGAGGGCCAAGGCAGCCCACCAATCGAACAGCCGcgaagctgctggagcttGGGCCTGTTCAGCGCCGTTTCTGATGCCGTTTGTTTTGTCGTGCATCGCCATACCCCTGGACAGCTCAGGCATCCAAGATGTCACGTTTTAGGGCCTGCGAGATCCCGAGGATCAGTCGAGATCTCGGCGGGTCCAGAGCCAGGCATGGGAACGTTTGTCAGCGAcagccctcaccctcctatCTCCCACGTCCACTCCAGCCCTAGTGTAGGTTTTCAAGACCGCTTTTGAAGTATTGATGCCTTTAAATGGTACATAATGTACCTTATACACAAAGCAGCAGGATGATAACATACAATCCAACCCAGTTGGTCGGGTTTTGTTCCGTTAGCACCACGCTAAATACCTTTCTCTAACCCAACCCAACGAACCGGCCCCTTAAAATTAGAACTCTAATCGAGAATGTCTATTGTTGTCGTGATGTTGTACAGGCCGGCCTACCAACACCCGGCTATTGCTTGTTGTTGGCATCGGTAGcatccaccgcctccttggGCACAGGTGATGGCACCGCGTTCTTGTCTtcaaccttcttctcttcgACCTTTTGttcaaccttcttctcggcctgctccttcttctcctccccggcttccttcttcttcttggcctggaTATCCCCGACCAACTTCTGGACCTCCCGATCTTTCTCAGCTTGCTCAGCCGACTTCGCGTCAGACTCGGGAGCCTTGGTCGCAACCTCGATGCCCTCGGGGGCCACAACAgtctcgtcatcgtcgtcgtcattcAGCTCGGATCCATAGATCTCGGGGTACTGTCTAAAGCAAGTTTGCATGCCCCTGTTTCCATTTGTCAGCATCACGGAGAAGTGGTGGCACGGTAAAACCTACTGGAATTTGTCAATGCACTCAATGCCTTTAGGCTCCTCTTTGCTGTAGACGAAGCAGCTGAAGGCCGCCTTGAACTCCTCACCGCAGGGACCGTGGGCCATGCCGCCCAGGCAAGGGCAGTCCCAGTTGATCTCTCCGGTCTCGGGGTTGAAAGCACCCTGCTGGGAGGCTTCTTGCTCGAGGGCCTCGGGGGAGCCAGGCTCAAGTTCTGTGGCAGCCGTCACTGGGGACTCGGTTGTTGGCTTAGACTCCTCCTCGTTGGCGACCTGCTCAATCTCGGCTGCTACCGCGGCCTTGGTAGcttgtggtgggggtgggggaggggcatgGCGACGCTTCTCCTCGATGAGGGCGTCGATGGTGGGGAGATCGGCCTCAGAGAACTCGGCGGGGGCGGTTTGTGGTTGAGCTGTGCCGGGCCAGAATGATTAGCACCGCATGATGGAGCAGCAAGGCATGAGAGACCAAGGCAGTAACTTACGGACTTGATCAGCAAAGATTGGGCTGGTGTTGTAGTAGTATAGCGCAGCACCGGCAAGACCCCATCGCACCACTGTTCCCTTCCATGTGCCAGTCTTCTTGGTGGAGGCCGATGTCGAGGCGAACCGGCGGGTGGGAGCGGTTACTAAGCtggatgtcgtcgtcggcgctGGCCGAATTGCGCGCAAGGCGCAGCGCGCGGAGCGATACATTTTGGCTGCAGACTGGATTGGAAAGTGGTGGGTGGTAGTGAAGAAAGCAGTACAAGACAAGAATTCAACAACACTGTGCTCCGGCCGAGTCCGGTGATCAACAAACGGCTGCCGCagaagatgggatggatCCCAAAattttggtgatggcctcCAAGGCCCGTCCGGCACAGCGCAGGGAATTTACCGGATGCACTATGATTGGCCAATGGAGGGGAAGAACCCCACAAATTCAGTCAGCTTCGGCACGGACATTTCTTGACTGCACTGACATGATTGATGACACCTGCCAGGAACAGAGCTACCTATTTATTTTGACATGTGCTATCTCGGAGTTTTTGCTGCTAGTACACTAAATACAGAAGAAAACACTCTTCATAGTACCTATAGCTGCCTTTGTCAACATTCCACCACTCTTTAATCTCCTCGCTTACTCGGCGGCACATGGCGACCCATCCAGCTGGTTCTCCTCGGCGAGCCAGTCCTCATTCTGATACTTGcggttcttcttcttttgttttcccTTTTGCTTGACCGGCGCCGCAACTGGCTCGGCTGGTTTCTCACACTTAGCGGTGATATCTTCAGTGTTTTCTTCAGTAGCCCTGTCAGCAGCCCTGTCAGCAGCCCTCTGGGCAAGCTTCTCGATAGCCTTCTCGGTACTTTTCTCGAAAGACTTCTTGTCACACTTCTTCGCGGCAGGCTTCTCGGCAGGCTGGACAAGGTTGCTGTCGGCATTCTTGGAAGCAGCCTGATGGGTTTCTGTCTGTCTTGGGACATTCGCTGTCCGCATGCGAGGCTTCATCATTTCCCCCCTGGCACCGCGCTGTCCAGCATGATATACCCGCGCCTCTTGCCCATCCACTGCAGCATCGCCTCTGAACCTCCGCGGCTTCTCGTTACCCGACAGAGCGGACGACACAAAGGAATGGTACACGGGAGCcatgcccttgcccttgcccttgccctgctCCTTCCCTTGCATGCGATCTTCCTGTTCCTCGTCCCAATTGATAGTTTCCCAGCTGTCATCGATCGGGGCAGAGTCGTACAAGAGGGCGTTCTTGACTCGGCGGAACTTCCTGGAAGCGTAGAGGCTGAAGGCAGCGATGCCATTCTCTATGCAGGCCGCTTTGATGTTGTCACGCGTCCTAGGCATCGACACTTCTACCaagtcatcgtcgtcccAGTGGTCATCCCCTGGTGGGGTGACGGGGCTGCCGAGATCTACCGGGTGCATCATTTCTCTTTCGGCCTCGGCGATGATCGATTCGTTGCGTGGCTGCTTCCTCGTCAGTCATATTTGACTCGACGGCTGTTcctggaggggttggaatGCATACCTGCAACCTTGGTCTGGATGGTTTGGTTCGTCCGCTTGCGTAAGCGTCCCCGATTTCCTGGATGTTGATCTTGCCGCTCATGTGTGCCCCAGCCCCTGTGTCGGTATTTGGTTGTATGGTGCTTGTCAAGGTGAGCGTGGA
The window above is part of the Podospora bellae-mahoneyi strain CBS 112042 chromosome 3, whole genome shotgun sequence genome. Proteins encoded here:
- a CDS encoding hypothetical protein (COG:U; EggNog:ENOG503P466) — its product is MPELSRGMAMHDKTNGIRNGAEQAQAPAASRLFDWWAALALERRSGAADVIVARKGLGGLSTPSSHPSARFRSWPATGQKQSSWALPGSESLRPTINIIITSHDRFLFLLVCHLTLQLTTSLCTVLLLQHPFLPSITTSQTANTMSYAEVASKGPKQTPEEAAAPQPPQVVVDDSTSTSSLIDVDTPSVRTVPSDFAEQEVKTDTQAARIEREEAEKKARAKAEALRAEADLAKKKAKSKAKKADTWLTKRFENMGDGPAGALAVANLIAVIGLSGWLGFKAWNSYERGRLSWKDVGLGLGLIGAVGAVEGAFTNYLYKAKGKGKEQ
- the MIA40 gene encoding Oxidoreductase (COG:U; EggNog:ENOG503P1RY; BUSCO:EOG092651BA), with translation MYRSARCALRAIRPAPTTTSSLVTAPTRRFASTSASTKKTGTWKGTVVRWGLAGAALYYYNTSPIFADQVPQPQTAPAEFSEADLPTIDALIEEKRRHAPPPPPPQATKAAVAAEIEQVANEEESKPTTESPVTAATELEPGSPEALEQEASQQGAFNPETGEINWDCPCLGGMAHGPCGEEFKAAFSCFVYSKEEPKGIECIDKFQGMQTCFRQYPEIYGSELNDDDDDETVVAPEGIEVATKAPESDAKSAEQAEKDREVQKLVGDIQAKKKKEAGEEKKEQAEKKVEQKVEEKKVEDKNAVPSPVPKEAVDATDANNKQ